A genomic region of Methanobacterium sp. SMA-27 contains the following coding sequences:
- the pyrF gene encoding orotidine-5'-phosphate decarboxylase, whose translation MEIKNRIILALDLQTIEEAMKVAGCVREHIDTIKIGYPLVLAEGLESISIVKEEFDCKVIADFKVADIPETNTKIADLTFKAGADAIIVHGFVGEDSVKACVDSAQKFSREIFLLTEMSHPGASRFLQIASEEIASMGVDMGLKNYVAPSTKLNRLKKIRSVVGEDSFIISPGVGVQGGDPNQTLKFADAIIVGRSIYSSDNPEKAIKSIINDIKF comes from the coding sequence ATGGAAATAAAAAATCGGATAATACTTGCACTGGATCTTCAAACAATTGAAGAAGCAATGAAAGTTGCAGGATGTGTAAGAGAACATATTGACACCATAAAGATCGGTTATCCTCTTGTACTGGCAGAGGGCTTAGAATCAATATCTATTGTCAAAGAAGAATTTGATTGCAAAGTAATAGCAGATTTTAAAGTTGCAGATATCCCTGAAACTAACACTAAAATTGCAGATCTAACGTTTAAAGCTGGAGCAGATGCAATAATTGTCCATGGCTTTGTTGGCGAAGATAGTGTAAAGGCCTGTGTTGATTCTGCACAAAAATTTAGTAGAGAAATATTTCTATTAACAGAAATGTCCCATCCTGGAGCATCTAGGTTCCTTCAGATTGCATCAGAGGAAATTGCTTCTATGGGTGTGGATATGGGTTTGAAAAATTATGTTGCACCGTCAACCAAACTCAATAGATTAAAGAAAATAAGATCTGTTGTTGGAGAAGATTCTTTCATAATATCTCCAGGTGTTGGTGTACAAGGTGGCGATCCAAATCAAACATTAAAATTTGCAGATGCTATAATAGTTGGACGTTCAATCTACTCTTCGGATAACCCTGAAAAAGCTATTAAGTCCATTATAAATGATATCAAATTTTAA
- a CDS encoding ATP cone domain-containing protein: MTDVIKRKGTKEPFNPDKIKGSLQKATINAGYSLEEKNEIINEVFSNINKKLDDKQEINTETIRMCLLTELDKCEPYIAKSVRRFDSKYKSR; this comes from the coding sequence ATGACCGATGTAATTAAAAGGAAAGGTACAAAAGAACCATTTAATCCAGATAAAATTAAAGGTTCTCTTCAAAAGGCAACTATTAATGCAGGTTACAGTTTAGAAGAAAAAAATGAAATTATCAATGAAGTGTTTTCCAATATCAATAAAAAATTAGACGATAAACAAGAGATCAATACTGAAACCATTAGAATGTGTCTTTTAACAGAGTTAGACAAATGCGAGCCTTACATAGCCAAGTCAGTTCGAAGATTTGATAGTAAATACAAGTCAAGATAA
- a CDS encoding nitroreductase family protein yields MKKDDYYPIIFKRKSIRNYDLNPLDNNNLKEISEEVDNLIPLFSNIKTEIKIISTEDVKQRFMKKAPHYLAVFSDTSEGYLTNVGFMLQQMDLFFSSNGIGSCWQGIPIPKAEILNGSNLKFIILMAFGKPLDPLYRDSVNEFKRKPIEKISKVNGADNLLEATRLAPSATNSQPWFFTGNDTAISVYSIKPNFLKAMVVNKYIPIDVGISIYHLKVAAEHFGKKIQIIFDKDEKKDSPKGYTYYATLKFSME; encoded by the coding sequence ATGAAAAAAGATGATTATTATCCAATTATTTTTAAAAGAAAGTCCATTAGAAATTATGATCTCAATCCACTTGACAATAATAATTTAAAAGAGATTTCTGAAGAAGTTGATAATTTAATTCCCCTTTTCAGTAACATAAAAACTGAAATAAAGATCATTTCCACAGAGGATGTTAAACAGAGATTTATGAAAAAAGCACCACATTATCTTGCTGTATTTTCAGACACCTCCGAAGGATACTTAACTAATGTTGGTTTTATGCTTCAACAGATGGATCTTTTTTTCTCGTCAAATGGAATTGGATCTTGCTGGCAGGGAATTCCAATACCCAAGGCAGAAATATTAAACGGTTCAAATCTTAAATTCATAATATTAATGGCCTTTGGAAAACCTCTAGATCCATTATACAGAGACAGTGTGAATGAATTTAAGAGAAAGCCCATTGAAAAGATAAGTAAAGTAAATGGGGCGGATAACTTGTTGGAAGCAACAAGACTTGCGCCTTCAGCTACAAATAGTCAACCATGGTTTTTTACAGGAAATGATACTGCAATTAGTGTTTATTCTATAAAACCAAACTTTTTAAAGGCCATGGTTGTAAATAAATATATTCCCATTGACGTAGGGATTTCAATTTATCATCTGAAGGTTGCTGCAGAACATTTCGGGAAAAAAATCCAAATAATATTTGATAAAGATGAAAAAAAGGATTCTCCCAAGGGTTATACTTACTATGCCACATTAAAGTTTTCTATGGAATAG
- the cbiM gene encoding cobalt ECF transporter S component CbiM encodes MHIMEGFLPGQWCLFWYLLAAPVVAYGIKQIKEITDKNPESKPLLAVSGAFIFVLSSLKLPSVTGSSSHPTGNGLSAVLFGPAVTCVLAAIVLVFQALLLAHGGITTLGANIFSMGIIGPLAAWLMYKSIMKTGLSSSIAVFFAAFAGDIFTYITTASQLSLAFPIPSFGAAFFKFMIVFAYTQIPLSIAEAILTVVIFEYILKLRPDILRSLKIIGPKKVEETV; translated from the coding sequence ATGCATATAATGGAAGGATTTTTACCCGGGCAATGGTGTCTTTTTTGGTATCTGCTGGCAGCTCCTGTAGTTGCCTACGGTATAAAACAGATCAAAGAAATCACAGATAAAAATCCCGAATCAAAACCACTACTGGCAGTATCAGGAGCATTCATATTTGTGCTCTCCTCTTTAAAACTACCTTCAGTAACAGGTAGTTCATCACACCCAACAGGTAATGGTTTAAGTGCAGTACTCTTTGGACCTGCAGTAACATGCGTATTAGCAGCTATTGTATTGGTTTTTCAGGCACTTCTTCTGGCCCATGGAGGTATCACAACATTGGGTGCAAATATTTTTTCAATGGGAATTATTGGGCCACTAGCAGCATGGTTAATGTATAAATCAATCATGAAAACAGGTTTGTCATCATCAATAGCAGTATTTTTTGCAGCTTTTGCAGGGGATATATTCACATATATTACAACAGCTTCACAGCTTTCCTTAGCATTTCCAATTCCAAGTTTTGGTGCTGCATTCTTCAAGTTTATGATTGTGTTTGCATATACCCAAATACCACTTTCAATTGCAGAGGCAATTCTTACAGTCGTAATATTTGAATATATTTTGAAACTCAGACCAGACATACTTAGATCACTGAAGATTATAGGGCCTAAAAAAGTTGAGGAGACAGTATAA
- a CDS encoding energy-coupling factor ABC transporter substrate-binding protein: MEKKHVIMLLIALLIVAIPFFLYSGKGESYFSGSDDKGSLAIEETGYHPWFSSIWEPSSEIESLLFALQAAIGALIIGYFLGYYTGKRKIQGK; encoded by the coding sequence ATGGAAAAAAAGCACGTTATAATGTTATTGATTGCACTTTTAATAGTTGCAATTCCATTTTTCCTTTATAGTGGTAAAGGTGAGAGCTACTTCAGTGGATCAGATGATAAAGGAAGCTTAGCCATAGAAGAAACAGGTTATCATCCATGGTTTTCATCCATATGGGAACCGAGTAGTGAAATTGAAAGCCTACTTTTTGCACTGCAAGCTGCGATAGGTGCACTTATTATAGGTTACTTCCTGGGATACTACACGGGAAAGAGAAAAATTCAAGGAAAGTGA
- the cbiQ gene encoding cobalt ECF transporter T component CbiQ: MERTLDDYAHSNGLKNTNPSFKVLFALLTMIICVISTSPVIPLIITFLMMFLIIFWAKIPFKFYLKFISIPLFFGIMTFLFMALFFGMVDPWFKINLINVIVYKDGFNLGALVFARILGGFSCLGFLALTTPMTEIFSLLEGFKIPLVILEIAMMMYRYIFVFLEEATNMYQSQKTRLGYLSFKGSFKSLGILASNLFIRTWMRGEQVYISMESRCYDGSIKTFKTQNSISTKNMALLVSFEFLLIIGTYLTAGFKIL; the protein is encoded by the coding sequence ATGGAAAGAACACTCGATGATTACGCCCATTCAAACGGTCTTAAAAATACTAATCCCTCATTTAAAGTATTATTTGCACTTTTGACCATGATAATATGTGTTATATCCACATCACCAGTCATTCCTCTCATTATTACATTTTTGATGATGTTCTTAATTATATTCTGGGCCAAAATACCATTTAAATTCTATTTGAAATTTATATCAATTCCATTATTTTTTGGTATTATGACCTTTTTATTCATGGCATTATTTTTTGGTATGGTAGATCCCTGGTTTAAAATAAATTTAATTAATGTAATTGTTTATAAAGACGGTTTCAATTTAGGAGCCCTGGTTTTTGCTAGGATACTGGGTGGATTTTCTTGTCTTGGTTTTCTAGCCCTTACAACTCCCATGACCGAGATATTTTCGTTACTTGAAGGATTTAAAATACCATTGGTGATACTAGAAATTGCAATGATGATGTACCGTTATATATTTGTATTCCTTGAAGAGGCAACCAACATGTATCAATCACAAAAAACACGTCTCGGATATTTAAGCTTCAAAGGAAGTTTCAAATCCCTTGGTATATTGGCTAGTAATTTATTTATAAGGACTTGGATGAGGGGAGAACAAGTTTATATATCCATGGAATCAAGATGTTATGATGGGTCCATTAAAACTTTTAAGACTCAAAATTCTATAAGCACCAAAAACATGGCATTGCTTGTTTCGTTTGAGTTTTTACTTATAATCGGGACATATTTGACAGCTGGCTTTAAAATATTATAA
- a CDS encoding ATP-binding cassette domain-containing protein, whose amino-acid sequence MKVIETKDITYEYPDGTKALEKVNFMAEEGKIVALLGPNGAGKSTLFLHFNGILRPSSGNVVIDGENVNYNKKELMKIRQKVGIVFQNPDDQLFAPTVVEDVAFGPMNMGLSKDDVESRVQEALSRVGMEGFEKKPPHHLSGGQKKRVAIAGILAMKPKIMVLDEPTSGLDPKGASQILRLLYQLNTEGMTIVISTHDVDLVPIYASKVYIISEGKIIKQGTASEVFEDVKTIRGANLRLPRIAHLMEILEKEDKLPFDKPYPLTIGGARKRILKEFDE is encoded by the coding sequence ATGAAAGTCATTGAAACTAAGGACATTACATACGAATATCCTGATGGTACAAAAGCCCTTGAAAAGGTAAACTTCATGGCTGAAGAGGGTAAAATAGTTGCGCTTTTAGGACCTAACGGTGCAGGAAAATCAACGCTTTTCCTCCATTTCAATGGTATTCTTAGACCTTCCTCCGGAAATGTTGTTATAGATGGGGAAAATGTTAACTACAACAAAAAAGAATTGATGAAAATAAGACAGAAGGTTGGAATAGTTTTCCAAAACCCTGATGATCAATTATTTGCACCAACAGTTGTTGAAGATGTAGCATTTGGGCCAATGAACATGGGCCTTTCTAAAGATGACGTTGAATCACGAGTACAAGAAGCTTTATCCCGTGTTGGGATGGAGGGATTTGAGAAAAAACCTCCTCACCATCTAAGTGGTGGGCAGAAAAAACGTGTTGCAATTGCAGGAATTCTTGCAATGAAACCTAAAATCATGGTTCTGGATGAACCAACAAGTGGTTTAGATCCTAAAGGAGCATCACAGATACTCAGACTTTTATACCAACTTAACACAGAAGGAATGACTATTGTAATATCAACACACGATGTTGATCTTGTACCAATTTACGCTTCAAAGGTTTATATAATAAGCGAAGGTAAGATAATCAAACAGGGAACTGCATCTGAAGTGTTTGAAGATGTTAAAACAATCAGAGGAGCTAATTTAAGATTACCAAGAATAGCACATCTAATGGAAATACTTGAGAAGGAAGATAAACTCCCATTTGATAAACCATATCCTCTAACAATCGGTGGGGCAAGAAAACGAATATTAAAAGAATTTGATGAATAA
- a CDS encoding DUF362 domain-containing protein, with protein sequence MVKTCVSISKCTSYQLEEVQKAVAKCMDSIGGISSFIKPGDKVLIKPNMLQGKSPEEAITTHPAVVEAIVNMVKDVGAFPFIGDSPGGPARGMESFWDITGFSDVAERTGAKLVNFEKTGSYKETRNNIEYRIAKKVIDADIIINVPKIKTHGLTIFTCAIKNMYGVVPGLIKTEYHKMAPNPSKFAEFVVDIYALSKPQLNIVDGIVGMDGSGPSAGNPKKLNMILSSSDGVAVDILLCDMLGKDPLKVPINRIAIEQGLGEGDLNKIKVIGETPILEDFKWPPNISGSLDRVPPSIARGLMKMFWSRPAIDSQYCTNCKTCVKSCPVDALIENTPIPEFEYGECINCLCCMEMCPEKAVYEEKSPLSRLISWLPRNNGE encoded by the coding sequence ATGGTAAAGACTTGTGTTTCAATATCAAAATGTACATCATATCAGCTTGAAGAAGTTCAAAAAGCGGTAGCTAAATGTATGGATTCAATTGGTGGAATATCTTCCTTTATAAAGCCCGGTGATAAGGTACTTATCAAACCAAACATGCTCCAGGGAAAATCACCTGAAGAGGCCATAACAACTCATCCTGCTGTTGTGGAAGCTATTGTAAACATGGTCAAGGATGTAGGGGCATTTCCTTTTATCGGTGACAGTCCGGGTGGTCCTGCTAGGGGTATGGAAAGTTTTTGGGATATAACTGGATTTTCTGATGTAGCAGAGCGGACAGGTGCAAAGCTTGTGAATTTTGAAAAGACTGGTTCATATAAGGAAACCAGAAACAACATTGAATATCGTATAGCAAAAAAGGTTATAGACGCTGATATAATTATCAACGTGCCCAAAATAAAAACCCATGGACTCACAATATTTACCTGTGCCATAAAAAACATGTACGGAGTAGTACCGGGTTTAATTAAAACTGAATATCATAAAATGGCACCCAATCCATCTAAATTTGCAGAATTTGTTGTGGATATATATGCATTATCCAAACCACAATTGAACATAGTTGATGGGATAGTGGGAATGGATGGATCAGGTCCTTCTGCAGGGAATCCTAAAAAATTGAATATGATACTTTCATCCAGTGATGGTGTTGCAGTTGATATATTACTATGTGATATGCTTGGTAAAGACCCTTTAAAAGTACCTATCAACAGAATTGCAATTGAACAAGGTCTTGGAGAAGGTGACCTAAACAAAATTAAAGTTATTGGAGAGACTCCTATATTGGAGGATTTTAAATGGCCTCCTAATATTTCCGGGTCCCTAGATAGGGTACCTCCATCAATTGCCAGAGGATTGATGAAAATGTTTTGGTCAAGACCAGCAATAGACTCTCAATATTGCACTAACTGTAAAACCTGTGTGAAAAGTTGTCCAGTTGATGCACTAATAGAAAACACCCCAATTCCAGAGTTTGAATACGGTGAATGCATAAATTGTCTCTGTTGTATGGAAATGTGTCCAGAAAAAGCAGTTTATGAAGAAAAAAGTCCTTTGTCCCGTTTAATTTCATGGTTACCACGGAATAATGGTGAATAA
- a CDS encoding 4Fe-4S binding protein gives MKAWLKFSPKMVNQAVITHMIKKFDVSFNILRADINPKGGKMLIEISGPDAKEGIEYIKKAGIDVSPVKRVVKKDEELCIDCGACISLCPVKAIEIEKDWTVDVKDKECIGCKLCTFSCPTKAIKVVE, from the coding sequence ATGAAAGCCTGGCTTAAATTTTCTCCTAAAATGGTGAACCAAGCTGTAATCACCCATATGATAAAAAAATTTGATGTGAGTTTCAATATTCTCCGTGCAGATATCAATCCAAAGGGCGGTAAGATGCTTATAGAGATATCTGGTCCTGATGCTAAAGAGGGTATTGAATACATAAAAAAAGCAGGAATTGATGTAAGCCCTGTAAAGCGAGTTGTGAAAAAAGATGAAGAACTTTGCATCGATTGTGGAGCTTGCATTTCATTATGCCCTGTTAAGGCCATAGAAATAGAAAAAGACTGGACAGTTGATGTTAAAGATAAAGAGTGTATTGGTTGTAAATTGTGCACCTTTTCTTGTCCAACAAAGGCCATAAAAGTAGTAGAGTAA
- a CDS encoding homocysteine biosynthesis protein, which produces MKTIEEINERIKNGDAVVVTAVEMTQIVRENGAEKAAEDIDVVTTGTFGAMCSSGAFLNFGHTDPPIKMTKTYLNGVEAYSGLAAVDTYIGATQPSRNPEIGIDYGGAHVIEDLIMGKDVELIASSYGTDCYPLTDIKTHVNIENLNDAIMVNPRNSYQNYAAAVNSTDETIYTYMGTLLPNMGNVSFSSAGGLSPLLNDPYFQTIGMGTKIFLCGAEGYVIGEGTQHNTEVQRKNGVPTDGAGTLMLKGDMKEMDHEYVRGATMPKYGSTLYVGIGIPIPILNSDIAQRTAISDEDVVCHVLDYGVAKRSKPIILETNYKELRSGSIEINGVDIESSPLSSYKKALKIAEELKSWMDNGDFLLTNPVKLLASEGRSPRPLNIRRQTVLVNEIKGKPLIIASPNDDITDVAKRLVQNNVNHLPVVDSDNKLLGIVTSWDIANAVAKGENRLKDVMTKKVVIAREDEPVDVIARRIDKHEISGLPIIDKNNRVKGMITAEDISRLMCVRNVEEGV; this is translated from the coding sequence ATGAAGACCATTGAAGAAATAAATGAACGAATCAAAAACGGAGATGCAGTTGTTGTTACTGCTGTTGAAATGACCCAAATTGTTAGGGAAAATGGGGCTGAAAAAGCAGCAGAGGATATTGATGTTGTTACAACTGGTACTTTTGGTGCCATGTGTTCTTCAGGAGCTTTTTTGAACTTCGGTCATACCGATCCTCCAATAAAAATGACCAAAACTTATCTTAATGGAGTTGAAGCTTATTCCGGACTTGCCGCAGTTGATACTTATATTGGTGCCACCCAGCCAAGCAGAAATCCTGAGATTGGAATTGATTATGGTGGGGCCCATGTAATTGAGGATCTTATTATGGGCAAAGATGTTGAATTGATTGCAAGTTCCTATGGAACAGATTGTTACCCTTTAACAGACATTAAAACACATGTTAATATTGAAAATCTCAACGATGCCATAATGGTAAATCCACGTAATTCTTATCAGAACTATGCTGCTGCTGTGAACTCCACTGATGAAACAATTTACACTTATATGGGCACTCTCTTACCCAACATGGGTAACGTAAGCTTTTCAAGTGCGGGTGGATTGAGTCCCCTTTTAAACGACCCATACTTCCAAACAATAGGTATGGGTACCAAGATATTCCTTTGTGGTGCAGAGGGATATGTAATAGGAGAAGGTACCCAACATAACACCGAAGTTCAAAGAAAAAATGGTGTTCCAACCGATGGAGCAGGTACGCTTATGTTGAAGGGAGATATGAAAGAGATGGATCATGAATATGTTCGTGGTGCAACTATGCCTAAATACGGTTCAACTCTCTATGTTGGTATAGGTATACCGATACCTATTTTAAATAGTGATATAGCTCAAAGAACAGCCATTAGTGACGAAGATGTCGTTTGTCATGTTCTAGATTATGGTGTTGCTAAACGTAGCAAGCCAATTATATTAGAAACCAATTATAAAGAGCTTAGAAGTGGTAGTATTGAAATTAATGGAGTTGATATTGAATCTTCACCATTATCCTCCTATAAAAAGGCCTTGAAAATTGCTGAAGAGCTTAAATCTTGGATGGATAATGGAGATTTCTTGCTTACAAATCCTGTTAAATTGTTAGCTTCTGAGGGTCGAAGCCCTAGACCTCTTAATATAAGAAGACAAACGGTTCTGGTAAATGAAATCAAAGGAAAACCATTGATAATAGCAAGCCCTAACGATGATATAACTGATGTTGCTAAAAGACTGGTTCAAAATAATGTCAACCATCTACCTGTAGTTGATTCAGATAATAAGTTATTGGGAATTGTAACCTCATGGGATATTGCCAATGCAGTTGCAAAGGGTGAAAATAGATTAAAGGATGTTATGACCAAAAAAGTCGTAATTGCAAGGGAAGATGAACCTGTTGATGTTATTGCAAGACGTATTGACAAGCATGAAATATCTGGCCTTCCAATAATAGACAAAAATAATCGAGTGAAGGGTATGATAACTGCAGAAGATATTTCAAGGCTTATGTGTGTAAGGAATGTAGAGGAAGGTGTTTAA
- a CDS encoding TldD/PmbA family protein translates to MSSSIKNKLDPDVFKKTIDSIDKMADYVDLRVNESKNTVIVMKDGKIQEIRSGSDFGGSVRVLKNGSWGFAYTTQLSKLNEIAESALKLAKSTKSDVELNEVNSYKDNVKFKAKLLPSKVSLEEKKEIVHDADAAAKIEQIVSTTVNYVDGEGTTLYLNSEGTSLTMEESRVAMFINAVAASEEGIQFGHKSIGGSRGFEVIKDHDIENFGRTAALKAVRLLNAKSPPSGSFPVVLDPELTGVFIHEALGHASEADLILQNDSILKNKLGTQIGSNLVTIIDDASMNAFGYYPYDAEGVKTSENILVKNGVLTSLLSSRETASKLGINSSGNARSSVGEQPIVRMSNTYLKPGDQSFEELLEGMKDGIYLKGSRGGQVDTGKGVFQFNAAESFIIKDGEIKDPLRDVSLSGSIMEILNNVDALGSDFKMGVGFCGKSGQTVPVGDGGPHVRVSKATVGGAT, encoded by the coding sequence ATGTCATCTTCAATTAAAAATAAGTTAGATCCCGATGTATTTAAAAAAACTATTGATTCCATCGATAAGATGGCAGATTATGTAGATTTAAGAGTTAATGAAAGTAAAAATACTGTTATTGTTATGAAAGATGGTAAAATACAGGAAATACGTTCTGGATCAGATTTCGGTGGATCAGTAAGGGTTCTCAAGAATGGTTCTTGGGGGTTTGCATATACCACTCAGCTATCCAAACTAAATGAAATAGCTGAATCTGCATTGAAACTTGCAAAATCAACAAAAAGTGATGTAGAATTAAACGAAGTAAATTCCTACAAAGATAATGTTAAATTCAAGGCCAAACTTTTACCTTCTAAAGTATCTTTAGAAGAAAAGAAGGAAATTGTACACGATGCAGATGCAGCAGCCAAGATCGAACAAATTGTTAGCACAACTGTAAATTATGTTGATGGGGAAGGTACTACTCTGTACTTAAACTCTGAAGGTACTTCACTCACAATGGAAGAATCAAGGGTGGCAATGTTTATAAATGCAGTTGCAGCATCTGAAGAAGGTATACAGTTTGGACATAAAAGTATTGGCGGTTCAAGAGGTTTTGAGGTTATTAAAGATCATGATATCGAGAATTTTGGTAGAACTGCTGCATTAAAAGCAGTAAGGCTCCTTAATGCAAAATCACCACCATCTGGAAGTTTTCCAGTAGTCCTTGATCCAGAATTAACAGGTGTTTTTATTCATGAAGCACTTGGACATGCCTCTGAAGCAGATCTAATACTTCAGAACGATTCGATATTAAAAAATAAGCTCGGAACCCAGATAGGTTCAAATCTAGTAACTATAATTGATGATGCAAGCATGAATGCATTCGGATATTATCCATATGATGCGGAGGGTGTTAAAACATCAGAAAACATTCTGGTAAAGAATGGTGTTCTTACATCACTTCTAAGCTCAAGGGAAACAGCATCAAAACTTGGAATTAATTCCTCTGGAAATGCTAGATCTTCGGTTGGTGAACAACCAATTGTCAGAATGAGTAATACATATTTAAAACCGGGTGATCAATCGTTTGAAGAATTATTGGAAGGTATGAAGGACGGAATATATCTCAAAGGATCAAGAGGAGGACAAGTAGATACTGGAAAGGGTGTATTCCAATTCAATGCAGCTGAATCTTTTATAATAAAGGATGGGGAGATAAAAGATCCTCTCAGGGATGTTTCACTTTCAGGCAGCATTATGGAAATTCTTAATAATGTGGATGCACTCGGATCAGACTTTAAAATGGGTGTTGGGTTCTGTGGAAAATCCGGACAAACAGTCCCTGTTGGAGACGGAGGACCTCACGTGAGAGTTTCCAAGGCTACTGTGGGTGGAGCAACATAA
- a CDS encoding TIGR00296 family protein → MLTSEDGKFLVQLARKAIVTYLVDKEIIKIPEDADPKLRDNMGVFVTLNRENQLRGCIGYPEPVMPLINAVVDAAISAATRDPRFNPVTPGELDQINVEVSVLTKPVLIDVKNPTEYIEKINIGQDGLIVERGPYRGLLLPQVATDWGWNVEELLSNTCMKAGLSSDCWQLNDVKIYKFSSQIFEE, encoded by the coding sequence ATGTTAACTTCAGAAGATGGAAAATTTCTTGTTCAACTTGCAAGAAAGGCAATTGTTACATATTTGGTTGATAAAGAAATAATAAAAATTCCTGAAGATGCCGATCCCAAATTAAGGGACAATATGGGGGTTTTTGTAACATTAAACCGTGAAAATCAACTCAGAGGATGTATTGGTTACCCCGAACCAGTAATGCCTCTTATAAATGCTGTAGTTGATGCTGCAATATCTGCTGCAACAAGGGATCCAAGATTTAATCCAGTAACTCCTGGTGAACTTGATCAGATAAATGTAGAAGTAAGTGTTCTAACTAAACCTGTCCTTATTGATGTGAAAAATCCCACAGAATATATTGAAAAGATAAATATTGGTCAGGACGGGCTTATTGTTGAAAGAGGACCATACAGAGGATTATTATTGCCTCAAGTTGCTACAGACTGGGGATGGAATGTGGAAGAACTACTTTCAAATACTTGTATGAAAGCTGGACTTTCATCGGATTGCTGGCAACTCAATGATGTAAAAATTTATAAATTTTCATCCCAAATATTTGAGGAATAA
- a CDS encoding NOG1 family protein, which translates to MFIPTIPTPEEVLDKSFSRAKKAANKVRSSKIPRHQKSKKTEEARIKTACQVTEETFNSILEKIPKISTLNMFYQDYIDVVVGVDQFKKSLGALKWAVDLISKFENQYVFKIRRSSSEDASKVRKEAFGRLASVVYRIEDELNFLDFAKQKLRNMPTIDFKATTAVIAGFPNVGKSTLLRQLTTAEPKVADYPFTTTGIQIGHLEHKWTHFQFIDTPGLLDRPVQDMNEIELNAMVALEHLADIVFYIFDASETSGYPLESQLNLYNEIKHVFKTPIQCIFNKMDLVENIEYVNGYINQLQSPLMLSASEGIGVTEIIAKMEEFDNEKKKLS; encoded by the coding sequence ATGTTTATACCAACTATTCCAACACCAGAAGAGGTTCTGGACAAAAGTTTTAGCAGGGCTAAAAAGGCGGCTAATAAAGTCAGAAGTTCAAAAATTCCTCGTCATCAAAAATCAAAGAAGACAGAAGAGGCAAGGATCAAAACTGCTTGTCAAGTAACTGAAGAAACATTCAATAGCATACTTGAAAAGATTCCAAAGATCTCAACCTTGAATATGTTTTACCAGGACTACATAGATGTTGTGGTAGGGGTTGATCAATTTAAAAAATCCCTTGGGGCTCTTAAATGGGCAGTAGATTTAATATCAAAATTTGAAAATCAATATGTTTTCAAAATACGCAGATCAAGCTCGGAAGATGCTTCTAAGGTTAGGAAGGAAGCATTTGGAAGATTAGCATCGGTTGTATATCGTATTGAGGATGAACTAAATTTTCTGGATTTTGCAAAGCAGAAGTTAAGGAACATGCCAACTATTGATTTCAAGGCAACAACCGCGGTTATTGCAGGATTCCCCAATGTGGGAAAATCAACTCTACTTCGCCAGTTAACAACAGCAGAGCCAAAAGTAGCTGATTATCCATTCACAACTACAGGGATTCAAATTGGTCATCTTGAACATAAATGGACACATTTCCAGTTTATAGACACACCAGGACTTCTTGATAGGCCAGTACAGGATATGAACGAAATAGAATTAAATGCAATGGTTGCACTTGAACATCTTGCAGATATTGTTTTTTACATATTCGATGCATCTGAAACATCAGGATATCCATTAGAAAGTCAATTAAACCTTTACAATGAAATAAAACATGTTTTCAAAACTCCAATTCAATGTATTTTTAACAAAATGGACCTTGTAGAAAATATTGAATATGTAAATGGTTATATTAATCAATTGCAAAGTCCTCTTATGCTCTCAGCATCCGAGGGGATTGGTGTTACTGAAATAATAGCTAAAATGGAGGAATTTGACAATGAAAAGAAGAAACTCAGCTGA